The window AAGTTAACATAAGTTCTTATAAATCAATTTTTTATAATGTTTTTATTTACAATAGTATTCTTATTTTTCTATCTTTATAATTGACCTTGAAATTAATTACCCATGAAAAAATGGCTACTCTTTTTTTTATTCATAGGTGTAGGGTTTATTTATTCCTCCACTTCTTTTAGTCAAAATCCATTTGTGACTACTTGGCAAACTACGGATGGTACTATAACTATACCAATAATTTCTATTGATAGTTTAACTTACAATTATGATATAGAATGGACTAACCTAACAAACCCTGGGGAAGGTGATGGCTCTGATGCAGGAGTTTCTACATCATATACCATTTCAGGCTTAAATAATGATGATACTTATGAAATCAGTATTTCTGGTGCATTTCCAGCAATTTACTTTCTGGGCGATACAGATGAAGCTCCAAAAATTCAGACCATAGAACAATGGGGAGATATTCAATGGGAGACAATGTATTTTGCATTTTGGGCTTGTAGCAATTTAACTTCTAATGCAACAGACGCACCTGACTTAAGCTTAGTTAAAAGTATGTACGCCACTTTTGGATTAGCCACTTCTTTTAATAGTGATTTAAATAATTGGGATGTAAGCACTATAGAAAATATGTTAGGAACATTCTTTCAAGCTACCTCATTCAACGGCAATATTAGTAACTGGTCAACTTTCAATGTAACCACTATGCGACAAATGTTTGAGGGCGCTACTTCTTTTAATCAAAATTTAAATGGTTGGAGCGTTAGTTCTGTAACAAATATGAACAGCATGTTTCAAAATGCCTCTGCTTTCAATAGTCCTTTAGATTTTTGGTTTCCTTTTCAGGTTACTGATATGACCGAAATGTTCTCAGGAGCAAGTTCATTTGATCAGTCCTTAGGTGATTGGAGTATTAGAGATGTTACCTCTATGTCTGGTATGCTAGATAACTCTGGCTTATCAAAAGTAAATTATGATGCAAACTTAAGAGGTTGGGAATCCTTTTTCAATACTCCCACTGGAATTACACTCGGAGCAGCAGGGTTAAGCTATTGTAATGGAGCAGATGCCAGAACCACACTAACTGGAACTACCTACAGCTGGACTATAAATGGAGATGCATTAGACTGCCAAGCATTTGTTACACGATGGCAAACAGATAATGGTCAAATAACCATCCCTACAAGCAATTCAGAAACATACTTCTATGATGTTAGCTGGAGAAATATTACGAATCCTGGTGTAGGAGAGGGATCTACATTAGGTTTAACCAGCAGATATACAATCACAGGGCTTAATAATGGAGATATTTATGAAGTTTCTATTACAGGAGATTTCCCAAAAATATATTTTCTTGATTTTAATATATCTGTAGCTGATAGAGGGAAAATAATTAGCATAGAACAATGGGGAGATCAGGAATGGACGGATTTGAGTTACTCATTTTACAACTGCATAAATTTAACTTCAAATATTTCAGACACTCCCTTACTACAAAATGTAAGCCTCGCATATAATATGTTTGATGGTGCAACATCTTTTGATGGTGATTTATCCAACTGGGATGTGAGTACTTTCCAAGATGTAAGTAGTATGTTTCGAAATGCCAGCTCCTTTAACGGGAATATTCAAAATTGGGATGTGAGCAATATAACAGACATGAATGCTATGTTTTCTGGTGCCACTAGTTTTAATCAAAATATAGATGGATGGGAAGTGAGTAATGTAACCAATATGGGATCGATGTTTCAAAACGCTACTTCATTTAATCAGAATTTAAATTCATGGGACGTTAACAATGTCACTTTCATGGATAATATGTTTTCTGGAGCCACCTCATTTAATGGTAACATTAGTAATTGGAGTGTTAGCAGGGTAACATCAATGGATAGAATGTTTAGTGATGCCACTACTTTTTCAGGAAACCTTAGTAGATGGAATGTAGGAAATTGCGAGAGCATGAGGCTGATGTTTAACAATGCAAGTTCCTTTGTTAGTGACTTGAGTAATTGGGATGTTAGAAATGTCACCAATATGGTGGAAATGTTTAAGGGAGCTACAAACTTTAATAGCGACCTAAGTGATTGGGATATCTCTCAAGTAACCAACCTAGGAGGGATGTTTTGGGATGCTTCTACTTTTAATCAGAATTTAGCGAGTTGGGACATCAGTTCAGTTGCTGCATTTGAAGAAGAAAGATCAGGAGTTATTGGAATTGATTCAATATTTACGAATAGCGCATTGAGTACTATAAACTACGACTCAACTGTTATCGGATGGGCTACTTTGTCAGAAAACGAAACTTTAATACCAAATGATTTAAATTTGGGTGCCCATAATATTAGCTACTGTTTTTCTGAGCAAGAACGCTCTCAATTAATAAACACTCACAACTGGTTAATTGATGATGCAGGAGCAGGGTGTCCTACTCCTACTATTCAAGCATCTAACATTACTTTTTCAAATGTTTCAACTAATCAATTGAATGTATCATGGGAAAATGGAGATGGATCTGGCAGAATTGTAATAGTAAAACAAAATCAAGCTGTAGATTTTACCCCTACAAATCTTACGAGTTATTCGGGTAATAATGATTTTTCTAACTCCACCGATATAGGCAATAATAATTATGTTGTTTATGTGGGTCAAGGAAATAGTTTTACACTTACTGGATTATCCGAAGGTACAAGCTATCATTTCCAAATATTCGAATATAATGGTGATAATGGATTAGAGGTTTATAATACTGATACTTCAACTGGAAATCCAGAATCTGTTGTCACATTATCTACTCCTAGCATAACTGAGTTTCAGCCTTCATCAGGTGCAATTGGTGATACCATAACCATTTCAGGAAGTGGGTTTAGTAATGCAAGTCAAGTTAGCTTTGGTGGTACTAATGCTAATTCTTTTACAGTAGAATCAGATAATTCAATTTTGGCAATTTTAGCCAATGGTGCTTCGGGTGAAATATCAATTACGTCACCAGCGGGTACTGCTTCAATGCCAGGATTCGAATTCATTCCAGCTCCTTTGATCGAATCATTCAATCCTGATACTGGTACTAATGGCGATACGATTACCATATTGGGCTTTAATTTTGATAATGCAAGCATCGTTAGCTTTGGTGGAATTAATACTAATTCTTTTACGGTAATTTCAAGTACTGAAATCCAAGCCCTTTTAGGAAATGTCGCTCCTGGTAATGTAAGCATTACTACCCCTGGTGGAACTGCAACAAAATCAGGATTTAAAATTATTCCTGCTCCTATTATTACCTCATTTAGTCCAACATTCGCTTCACCAGGGGATACTATCACAATCAATGGATTGAACTTTTCAAATACCAGTTCAGTAAGTTTTGGAGGGATAAATGCAGCATCCTTTGAAGTGATTTCAGATGCTGAAATAATTGCTATTGTGGGTAACGTATCACCTGGAAATGTAATCGTAACCACTCCTGGAGGATCAGCAACAAAAGAAGGTTTTACTACAGCATATTCACAAATCACCTTGTTTGAGGAAAAAAACATTGCTATTACCAGCAATCAAACAGCAACTGTTGATATTGGTTCTGCTGTGGAAGGGGAGCAAATTCAAAAACCATTTATCATCAATAATAATGGAAACGATGATTTAATAATTACAGGTATCACTTCTTCAAATTCTGTTTTCGAAATATTAAATGCACCTGATACCATTTTAGCAGGGACAGCCACCCAGTTTTCTATTCAATTCTCAGCCTCTGAAATTGATGATTATAATGGTGAAATTCTTATTGAAAATAACAGTTTTAACGAACCTCAATTTTCATTCAATGTAAGTGCAGAGTTAACGGAATTAAATATTATAGATAATGAGACTGATTCCATCATTATTTCAAATCAAGACATCAATTTAGGTACCACATTAATTAATGTAGACATTGACAAAAATTTTGAAATAGAAAATTTAAGCGCAAAAGCTACCATAAGTATACTTAGTATTACGGTTGATAATCCGGTGTTTCAAATTATCAATATACCTACATCAATTGCTCCCTTAAATTCAGAGCAGTTTACTGTAAGGTTAAACGCAAATGAGGTAGGCGAGTATTCTGGACTAGTAAATGTGAATACAAATTTGAAAAGTTTCACATTCCGTGTAAATGGTATAGTAGTTAATGAAATAAGTCGAGAAATAAAAGTCTACAATGTAGTAACTCCAAACGGAGATGGCCGACATGATTTTCTTCAAATCGATAATATCGCTGAATATCCGAATAATAAAGTTAGCATCTTCAACCGCTTAGGAAACAAGGTGTTCGAGATTGATCAGTACAATAATAGTTCGAATATTTTTGAAGGCACCTCTAGTAATGGGGAAGAATTGATAAGTGGGAATTACTATTATGTGATTGATAAAGGGAATGGAGAAAAAAGAATTAGTGGTTTCATTTTAATTAAAAGATGATCAACATGAAAAAGGCAATAAAACTTATACTTCTAGTCCTCATCCCGTTTTGTTTACAAGCACAAAATGATCCATTATACAATCAATATTTCTTTAACCAGGCAATTATCAACCCGGCATATACAGGTGTTAATAATGTTTTAAATGCAACAGCACTAAGCCGAACCCAATGGGCTGGTGTAGAAGGAGCCCCCATTACCAATACTTTAAATGTTACAAATTCCTTTCTTAAGAATAAAATTGGAGTAGGCGCAAACCTTATTTTCGATCGCTTCGGAATCAATAATAATACTGAATTTAGCCTAATGTACTCTTATAAAATCATTACGCCACTAGGCAACGTGTTTTCTATGGGACTTCAAGCGGGTCTCGTGAATTATAATTATGACTACAATAGATTAAATTTACAATATTTAGACGATACCATTTTAAATGATGCTCAACCTAGTGTTACAAAAGAGAATTTTGGTTTCGGCTTCTGGTATATGAGTAAAAACTATTATATAGGCTTATCAGTACCTCGACTGTTAGATGTTAGAGTAAATGATGGGGGATCTCAAAGCACTCGATATCGTAGGCATTATTATCTAAGTGGTGGATATGTATTTGACCAACTCTTCTCGTTTAAATTTAAACCCTCTATTTTAGTGATGTATGTTGATAATGAAAATTATGCAGTTGACATCAATACCTCATTTCTTTTGAATGAGGCGATATGGTTAGGAGCTTCAATTCGAAACTTCTCAGCTTTAGGTTTAAACACTCAGTTAAAAATCGATGAATCCATTAAATTCGGCTATGCTTTTGAACTTCCTATTAACAATACAGCTTTAACAGGATTAGGTACGCATTCATTGATGATTTCGCTTGATTTAGCATTATTCGAAAGACATGCTTTAGGCAGAAGATATTTCTAAAATAAAAAAGGCCACACTTAAAAGTGTAGCCTTACATTATTTAACTCAGGTAATTATTACTTACCTGCTTCGTATCTCTTAGAAACCTCTTCCCAGTTGATTACATTAAAGAAAGCTGAAATGTAATCAGGACGTCTGTTTTGGTAGTTTAAGTAATAAGCGTGTTCCCAAACATCTAATCCTAAGATTGGAGTTCCACCGCAACCTACATTAGGCATGATTGGATTATCTTGATTGGCTGAAGAACAAACCTCAACTTTTCCACCTTTGTGAACGCATAACCAAGCCCATCCAGAACCGAAACGTGTTGCAGCAGCGTTTGAAAATTCTTCCTTAAATTTATCATATGAACCATAAGCATCATTAATAGCATCAGCTAAAGCACCTGAAGGTTCACCTCCACCATTTGGAGACATTACTGTCCAAAATAATGAATGATTATAATGACCACCGCCATTATTTCTAACTGCAGTATTATCACTATTTTCTTTTAATAAATCTTCTAATGATTTTCCTGCCATATCAGTACCTTCAACGGCAGCATTTAATTTCGTAACGTATCCATTATGGTGCTTACCATGGTGTATCTCCATAGTTTTAGCATCAATATTTGGTTCTAAAGCATCTTTAGCATATGGTAATGCTGGTAATTCAAAAGCCATGATATTTATTTATTATTGGTTAAACATTTATTAAAAAATTCTACTTACTACGTAATTTAGCAAAAAACTCATCCAAGAGCTTTTTGCTATCGTTTGCCAATAGGCCGCTTTTAACAGTTGTCTTCGGATGAATCATATTAGGATTAATTTTATTGTAACCTCTTTTCTCATCAGACAAAGCATAAACCAAGTGATCAATTTGTGACCAATTTAAAGCACCAGCACACATACCACAAGGTTCCAAGCTCACATAAAGACTGCAATCCTTAAGATATTTTCCACCAAGATGATTTGCAGCAGAGGTAATGGCAATCATTTCTGCATGAGCCGTTACATCATTCAACCTTTCAGTTTGGTTATACGCTTTCGCAATAATTTTCTTTTGACAAACAACTACAGCACCCACAGGTATTTCACCTTCCTCAAAAGCAATTTCTGCTTGTCGGATGGCTTCCCTCATAAAGTGCTCGTCAGAATTAACGGTCAGTTCCATTTTATGTTTAACGAAATTTAACGGATCCAAACATTTTTTGAGCAATTGGTTCCCATTTTGACTTTAAATATGGAGGGCAAGAAAAGCTAATAGTTACTAAACCGTTTTTATGAATGGTATATAATAAATAAGTATACCGCTGTTCTGAACCACTACCTCTTTCATTTGCTGGTTTACCGTCAAATTGATATGCTGCAAATTGCTTATCATTTATTGTCACCAATTCCTTTTGAGAAAAGTCAATCTGCTTGAATAAAGGTGGAATACTAGAATCATAAAAATCCTTTAATAAGGCTACATCTCCTTCTTGCCAAAAAGTGGATGAAGCGGTAATGGTAAATTCTACCCCTGACTGCGCATCCGTCATAGCCACATCTGGAATTCTAGCGCCCAAGAATTTAGATGATAATTCTTGTTGCGTCATTTCTCTTAACTCAGTGGAAACCTCCATTGAAAGATAATCGGTAAGCTTTTGCTTTTTAAATGTCGTTTCTTGAAAAAAAAGTAAGAACGATAGTATTAAACCTATTGATTTAATCATTTAATATAATTTTGAGTGAAATAA is drawn from Marivirga arenosa and contains these coding sequences:
- a CDS encoding superoxide dismutase, which codes for MAFELPALPYAKDALEPNIDAKTMEIHHGKHHNGYVTKLNAAVEGTDMAGKSLEDLLKENSDNTAVRNNGGGHYNHSLFWTVMSPNGGGEPSGALADAINDAYGSYDKFKEEFSNAAATRFGSGWAWLCVHKGGKVEVCSSANQDNPIMPNVGCGGTPILGLDVWEHAYYLNYQNRRPDYISAFFNVINWEEVSKRYEAGK
- a CDS encoding nucleoside deaminase, which encodes MELTVNSDEHFMREAIRQAEIAFEEGEIPVGAVVVCQKKIIAKAYNQTERLNDVTAHAEMIAITSAANHLGGKYLKDCSLYVSLEPCGMCAGALNWSQIDHLVYALSDEKRGYNKINPNMIHPKTTVKSGLLANDSKKLLDEFFAKLRSK
- a CDS encoding BspA family leucine-rich repeat surface protein, which gives rise to MKKWLLFFLFIGVGFIYSSTSFSQNPFVTTWQTTDGTITIPIISIDSLTYNYDIEWTNLTNPGEGDGSDAGVSTSYTISGLNNDDTYEISISGAFPAIYFLGDTDEAPKIQTIEQWGDIQWETMYFAFWACSNLTSNATDAPDLSLVKSMYATFGLATSFNSDLNNWDVSTIENMLGTFFQATSFNGNISNWSTFNVTTMRQMFEGATSFNQNLNGWSVSSVTNMNSMFQNASAFNSPLDFWFPFQVTDMTEMFSGASSFDQSLGDWSIRDVTSMSGMLDNSGLSKVNYDANLRGWESFFNTPTGITLGAAGLSYCNGADARTTLTGTTYSWTINGDALDCQAFVTRWQTDNGQITIPTSNSETYFYDVSWRNITNPGVGEGSTLGLTSRYTITGLNNGDIYEVSITGDFPKIYFLDFNISVADRGKIISIEQWGDQEWTDLSYSFYNCINLTSNISDTPLLQNVSLAYNMFDGATSFDGDLSNWDVSTFQDVSSMFRNASSFNGNIQNWDVSNITDMNAMFSGATSFNQNIDGWEVSNVTNMGSMFQNATSFNQNLNSWDVNNVTFMDNMFSGATSFNGNISNWSVSRVTSMDRMFSDATTFSGNLSRWNVGNCESMRLMFNNASSFVSDLSNWDVRNVTNMVEMFKGATNFNSDLSDWDISQVTNLGGMFWDASTFNQNLASWDISSVAAFEEERSGVIGIDSIFTNSALSTINYDSTVIGWATLSENETLIPNDLNLGAHNISYCFSEQERSQLINTHNWLIDDAGAGCPTPTIQASNITFSNVSTNQLNVSWENGDGSGRIVIVKQNQAVDFTPTNLTSYSGNNDFSNSTDIGNNNYVVYVGQGNSFTLTGLSEGTSYHFQIFEYNGDNGLEVYNTDTSTGNPESVVTLSTPSITEFQPSSGAIGDTITISGSGFSNASQVSFGGTNANSFTVESDNSILAILANGASGEISITSPAGTASMPGFEFIPAPLIESFNPDTGTNGDTITILGFNFDNASIVSFGGINTNSFTVISSTEIQALLGNVAPGNVSITTPGGTATKSGFKIIPAPIITSFSPTFASPGDTITINGLNFSNTSSVSFGGINAASFEVISDAEIIAIVGNVSPGNVIVTTPGGSATKEGFTTAYSQITLFEEKNIAITSNQTATVDIGSAVEGEQIQKPFIINNNGNDDLIITGITSSNSVFEILNAPDTILAGTATQFSIQFSASEIDDYNGEILIENNSFNEPQFSFNVSAELTELNIIDNETDSIIISNQDINLGTTLINVDIDKNFEIENLSAKATISILSITVDNPVFQIINIPTSIAPLNSEQFTVRLNANEVGEYSGLVNVNTNLKSFTFRVNGIVVNEISREIKVYNVVTPNGDGRHDFLQIDNIAEYPNNKVSIFNRLGNKVFEIDQYNNSSNIFEGTSSNGEELISGNYYYVIDKGNGEKRISGFILIKR
- a CDS encoding PorP/SprF family type IX secretion system membrane protein, which encodes MKKAIKLILLVLIPFCLQAQNDPLYNQYFFNQAIINPAYTGVNNVLNATALSRTQWAGVEGAPITNTLNVTNSFLKNKIGVGANLIFDRFGINNNTEFSLMYSYKIITPLGNVFSMGLQAGLVNYNYDYNRLNLQYLDDTILNDAQPSVTKENFGFGFWYMSKNYYIGLSVPRLLDVRVNDGGSQSTRYRRHYYLSGGYVFDQLFSFKFKPSILVMYVDNENYAVDINTSFLLNEAIWLGASIRNFSALGLNTQLKIDESIKFGYAFELPINNTALTGLGTHSLMISLDLALFERHALGRRYF